One segment of Setaria viridis chromosome 4, Setaria_viridis_v4.0, whole genome shotgun sequence DNA contains the following:
- the LOC117852400 gene encoding coniferyl alcohol acyltransferase — protein sequence MPAERVDVAVTSRTLVRASDPPRGFPAVLPASNLDLILGSFHTYLVAVYPAPAAGFPAVAAAARAALPAFLSRFFPFAGRVVTNASTGVPEIACDNAGAELVVAEAAARLADVDFADADRSLARVAVPFRQGLALSLQLVRFACGGFALSWGTDHLLADGHGLTTLPNAWAELLRTGGLSWEPHHERASLFRPRSPPRFSPSLDAEFTRYAPAGLPNTLLTAALVRRNYVVSAADVARLRAAASTPARRATRLQALSAHVWKLLAAAVGGSDTHCRMAWLVDGRPRLDPARYDAGTVRRYLGNVLTYASREAAVEAVSSATLADVAAMAGAAIAEVFRSERFEELVDWMEARKGVFREGGKWTEAVGVGTGSPALVVSAFVPFRVEGDFGFGRPRLVMPWVRPGRLGSAAMTVARSPREDGSWVITARLWPRLADAVDADPEAVLKPATAARLGFGEPEPAAGVAQHASRL from the coding sequence ATGCCGGCCGAGCGCGTCGACGTCGCGGTCACCTCGCGGACGCTGGTGCGGGCGTCCGACCCGCCGCGGGGCTTCCCGGCCGTGCTCCCGGCCTCCAACCTCGACCTCATCCTCGGCTCGTTCCACAcctacctcgtcgccgtctacccggccccggccgcggGCTTCcccgcggtggccgcggccgcgcgcgccgcgctgcCGGCCTTCCTCTCCCGGTTCTTCCCCTTCGCCGGCCGCGTCGTCACCAACGCCTCCACGGGCGTCCCCGAGATCGCCTGCGACAACGCCGGCGCGGAGCTCGTGgtggcggaggccgcggcgaggcTGGCGGACGTCGATTTCGCCGACGCCGACCGCTCGCTCGCCCGCGTCGCCGTGCCGTTCCGCCAGGGCCTCGCGCTGTCGCTGCAGCTCGTCCGGTTCGCCTGCGGCGGGTTCGCGCTGTCGTGGGGCACCGaccacctcctcgccgacgGCCACGGCCTCACGACGCTGCCCAACGCGTGGGCGGAGCTCCTCCGCACCGGGGGTCTCTCGTGGGAGCCCCACCACGAGCGGGCGTCGCTCTTCCgcccccgctcgccgccgcggttcAGCCCGTCGCTGGACGCCGAGTTCACGCGGTACGCGCCGGCGGGGCTCCCCAACACCCTCCTGACGGCCGCCCTCGTGCGCCGCAACTACGTGGtctccgccgccgacgtcgcccgcctccgcgccgcggccagcacccccgcccgccgcgccacccGGCTCCAGGCCCTGTCCGCGCACGTCTGGAAGCtgctcgccgcggcggtgggcgggTCCGACACCCACTGCCGCATggcgtggctcgtcgacgggcggccccgcctcgaccccgcCAGGTACGACGCGGGCACCGTGCGCCGGTACCTCGGCAACGTGTTGACGTACGCGTCGCgggaggcggccgtggaggcCGTGTCGTCGGCGACGCTGGCCGAtgtggcggcgatggcgggcgCGGCCATCGCGGAGGTGTTCCGGTCGGAGCGGTTCGAGGAGCTGGTAGACTGGATGGAGGCGCGCAAGGGGGTGTTCCGAGAGGGCGGCAAGTGGACGGAGGCGGTGGGCGTGGGGACGGGGAGCCCCGCGCTGGTGGTCTCGGCGTTCGTGCCGTTCCGCGTGGAGGGGGACTTCGGGTtcgggcggccgcggctggtGATGCCGTGGGTGCGGCCGGGGCGGCTGGGTTCCGCGGCCATGACGGTGGCGCGGAGCCCGCGGGAGGACGGGTCGTGGGTGATCACCGCCAGGCTGTGGCCGCGGCTGGCCGACGCCGTGGACGCGGACCCGGAGGCCGTGCTCAAGCCGGCCACGGCCGCGCGGCTCGGGTTCGGCGAGCCCGAGCCGGCGGCAGGCGTGGCGCAGCATGCGAGCCGCTTGTGA
- the LOC117851560 gene encoding coniferyl alcohol acyltransferase, which translates to MAARRFHLSIASRTLVRASRPQPGFPAVLAVSNLDLILGPFPIFLVSVYPAPAAGLDAVLAAVRGAFPAYLSSFFPFAGRIVRDPETKIPEVQCNNAGAELVVADAAVPLADVDFTEVDRSLGLIQIPFDASIPMSLQLVRFACGGFALTVGTTHLLADGRAFTILLSALAEMVRDGGLSREPLFDRSLFKPRSPPWYSASLDAEFARFTPETMINPVLTAAIRRRLYRIEAADLAALQAAASPPGGGRRASRFVALCAHVWKLVARAVGDADPSCRMAWIVDGRKQVEPSDGALDRYIGNVVTYTSREASVAELMRAPLHDVAAAVRAAIAGVMTAARFQELADWMEERKAAFRDGGKWTEEVNLGLGSPALVISGLLPFPIDGDLGFGKPRLVMPWLRHGRLGSANVTVVPSPSGDGSWFFAATRMWPRLMEVVESDPLLKPAANLGQATPAGPRL; encoded by the coding sequence ATGGCGGCGCGGCGCTTCCACCTCTCGATCGCCTCCCGGACGCTGGTCCGGGCCTCGCGCCCGCAGCCTGGATTCCCGgccgtcctcgccgtctccAACCTCGACCTCATCCTGGGCCCCTTCCCCATCTTCCTCGTCTCCGTCTaccccgccccggccgccggcctcgacgcggtcctcgccgccgtgcgAGGCGCCTTCCCGGCCTACCTCTCCAGCTTCTTCCCCTTCGCTGGTCGCATCGTGCGGGACCCGGAGACCAAGATCCCTGAGGTCCAGTGCAATAACGCCGGCGccgagctcgtcgtcgccgacgccgccgtgccACTCGCGGACGTTGACTTCACGGAGGTCGACCGCTCGCTGGGACTGATCCAGATTCCCTTCGACGCGAGCATCCCCATGTCGTTGCAGCTGGTCCGGTTCGCCTGCGGGGGGTTCGCGCTGACGGTTGGCACGACTCACCTCCTCGCCGACGGCAGGGCGTTCACCATCCTGCTGAGCGCACTCGCCGAGATGGTCCGCGACGGCGGCCTCTCCCGCGAGCCCCTGTTCGACCGCTCCCTCTTCAagccgcggtcgccgccgtgGTACAGCGCGTCGCTGGACGCCGAGTTCGCGCGTTTCACCCCGGAGACCATGATCAACCCCGTCCTGACCGCGGCCATCCGGCGGCGCCTGTACCGCATCGAGGCGGCCGACCTCGCCGCGCTCCAGGCCGCGGCGTCcccgcccggcggcgggcgccgcgccTCGCGGTTCGTGGCGCTGTGCGCGCACGTGTGGAAGCTCGTCGCGCGCGCCGTCGGCGACGCCGACCCCAGCTGCCGGATGGCGTGGATCGTCGACGGGCGGAAGCAGGTGGAGCCGTCGGACGGCGCGCTGGACCGGTACATCGGGAACGTGGTCACCTACACGTCCCGCGAGGCGAGCGTGGCTGAGCTGATGCGCGCGCCGCTCCACGACGTGGCGGCCGCGGTGCGCGCCGCCATCGCGGGCGTGATGACCGCGGCGAGGTTCCAGGAGCTGGCTGACTGGATGGAGGAGCGGAAGGCGGCATTCAGGGACGGCGGGAAGTGGACGGAGGAAGTGAACCTGGGGCTCGGGAGCCCCGCGCTCGTCATCTCCGGGCTGCTCCCGTTCCCCATCGACGGGGACCTCGGGTTCGGCAAGCCCAGGCTCGTGATGCCGTGGCTGCGGCACGGCCGGCTGGGTTCCGCGAACGTGACGGTGGTGCCCAGCCCGAGCGGCGACGGGTCGTGGTTCTTCGCCGCCACGAGGATGTGGCCCCGGCTGATGGAGGTGGTCGAATCCGACCCTTTGCTGAAGCCTGCAGCGAACCTGGGACAGGCGACGCCGGCGGGACCCCGTCTGTGA
- the LOC117853129 gene encoding uncharacterized protein, whose product MICFGQIAQRIIGKSVDLVIRTIRRDEDFPPDIAGIASQKYTFAITMTNQSYYTRNKSYMVNSIIASYGRQRAIPQVGASSSNRQSAYRRGSAASTSTENALSYTQTNATLSLQTPPSSPAIFRTTDKDAPSPHLTDTPENNSARKRLYLTILLKMDRNLIRNKKKRKLDKQEITGGSAKHLIQLLKDLHLRMERKLNRKVQNARLLAFTHTHTQKKKSFATISTAFGMTFAHQLPRLCHVASC is encoded by the exons ATGATATGCTTTGGTCAAATTGCTCAGCGCATTATTGGCAAATCTGTTGATCTTGTCATAAGAACCATAAGGCGCGATGAAGATTTCCCTCCAGACATAGCAGGAATAGCATCGCAGAAATACACTTTTGCGATAACTATGACAAACCAAAGCTATTACACCCGCAACAAGTCATACATGGTCAATTCCATCATCGCCTCATATGGCAGACAACGAGCAATTCCTCAAGTTGGAGCCAGCTCATCCAATCGTCAGTCAGCCTATCGTAGAGGTTCTGCTGCATCCACATCCACAGAGAATGCACTGAGTTATACGCAGACAAACGCAACGTTATCACTTCAG ACACCTCCATCCAGTCCAGCCATCTTTCGGACCACAGACAAGGATGCGCCTTCCCC GCACCTGACAGACACACCAGAAAACAATTCAGCTAGAAAAAGACTTTATCTTACGATACTGCTGAAGATGGACAG GAATCTGATcaggaacaaaaaaaaaaggaagcttGATAAACAGGAGATTACTGGTGGATCAGCAAAGCATCTGATCCAGCTTCTGAAAG ATCTTCATCTGAGAATGGAAAGAAAACTGAACAGAAAGGTGCAGAATGCAAGGCTTCTCGctttcacacacacacacacacaaaaaaaaaag AGTTTTGCTACAATCTCCACTGCTTTTGGGATGACTTTTGCCCATCAGCTACCGCGCCTATGTCATGTAGCGAGCTGTTAA
- the LOC117852096 gene encoding coniferyl alcohol acyltransferase yields the protein MAACRPLHLEIASRTLVRASRPPPGFPAVLAVSNLDLLLGPFPIFLISVHSAPTAGLDAVLNAVRGAFPTYLSSFFPFAGRIVRDPETKIPDVQCNNAGAELVVADADVPLAAVDFREVDRSLGLIQIPFDASIPMSLQLVRFACGGFALTIGTTHLLADGRAFTVLLSALAEMVRDGGLSREPLFDRSLFKPRSPPWYSASLDAEFARFTPQTMINPVLTAAMKRRLYRIEAADLAALQAAASPPGGRRRASRFVALCAHVWKLLARAVGDADPSCRMAWIVDGRKQVEPSDGALDRYIGNVVTYTSREASVAELMRAPLHDVAAAVRAAIAGVMTAARFQELADWMEERKAAFRDGGKWTEEVNLGLGSPALVMSGLLPFPIDGDLGFGKPRLVVPWVRHSRLGSAAVTVVPSPSGDGSWFVGATRMWPRLWEVVEFDPLLKPAADLGLATPAGPRL from the coding sequence ATGGCGGCCTGCAGGCCCTTGCACCTCGAGATCGCCTCCCGGACGCTTGTCCGGGCCTCGCGCCCACCGCCGGGCTtccccgccgtcctcgccgtctccAACCTCGACCTCCTCCTGGGCCCCTTCCCCATATTCCTCATCTCCGTCCactccgcccccaccgccggcctcgACGCGGTCCTCAACGCCGTGCGCGGCGCCTTCCCGACCTACCTCTCCAGCTTCTTCCCCTTCGCTGGGCGCATCGTGCGGGACCCGGAGACCAAGATCCCTGATGTCCAGTGCAATAACGCCGGCGccgagctcgtcgtcgccgacgccgacgtgccACTCGCGGCCGTTGATTTCAGGGAGGTCGACCGCTCGCTGGGCCTGATCCAGATTCCCTTCGACGCGAGCATCCCCATGTCGCTGCAGCTGGTCCGGTTCGCCTGCGGGGGGTTCGCGCTGACGATTGGCACGAcccacctcctcgccgacgGCAGGGCGTTCACCGTCCTGCTGAGCGCGCTCGCCGAGATGGTCCGCGACGGCGGCCTCTCCCGTGAGCCCCTGTTCGACCGCTCCCTCTTCAAGCCGCGGTCGCCGCCTTGGTACAGCGCGTCGCTGGACGCCGAGTTCGCGCGGTTCACCCCGCAGACCATGATCAACCCCGTCCTGACCGCGGCCATGAAGCGGCGCCTGTACCGCATCGAGGCGGCGGACCTCGCCGCGCTCCAGGCCGCGGCGTCcccgcccggcggccggcgccgcgcctcGCGGTTCGTGGCGCTGTGCGCGCACGTGTGGAAGCTCCTCGCGCGCGCCGTCGGCGACGCCGACCCGAGCTGCCGGATGGCGTGGATCGTGGACGGGCGGAAACAGGTCGAGCCATCTGACGGCGCGCTGGACCGGTACATCGGGAACGTGGTCACCTACACGTCGCGCGAGGCGAGCGTGGCTGAGCTGATGCGCGCGCCGCTCCACGACGTGGCGGCCGCGGTGCGCGCCGCCATCGCGGGGGTGATGACCGCGGCGAGGTTCCAGGAGCTGGCGGACTGGATGGAGGAGCGGAAGGCGGCGTTCCGCGACGGCGGGAAGTGGACGGAGGAGGTGAACCTGGGGCTCGGGAGCCCCGCGCTCGTCATGTCCGGGCTGCTCCCGTTCCCCATCGACGGGGACCTCGGGTTCGGCAAGCCCAGGCTCGTCGTGCCTTGGGTGCGGCACAGCAGGCTGGGCTCCGCGGCGGTGACGGTGGTGCCCAGCCCGAGCGGCGACGGGTCGTGGTTCGTCGGCGCCACGAGGATGTGGCCGCGGCTGTGGGAGGTAGTCGAATTCGACCCGTTGCTAAAGCCGGCGGCAGACCTGGGACTGGCGACGCCGGCGGGACCCCGTTTGTGA
- the LOC117853128 gene encoding uncharacterized protein, whose product MARRAAALLLAVALAAVLLHPAAVAAAGQKKPATAARREDIPYIRCQVCERIAREISAQVAKKQQALPPSKKVPEIEIIDIAENVCNLKKQEADWMLRIDIVEKGDKLELVEQDEEGHCNAECKTIERACQEVMGYADTDVAEFVYKNNPSVDQLMKFLCKDLSKACAKDPPPVPKDRVPGEPFAKKPSKDAEMEKILKSMEGMPGAPSMKMYSRDDLMKNNFGTEDDDDEDDEDEEDNFPKNLGKVLKDKGSQKKDLKQQVVQQFKDTSKKLKGHVNKVSNMVKKWWQGTKKPAKSGKSKTEL is encoded by the exons ATGGCGagacgcgccgccgccttgctcctcgccgtcgcgctcgCGGCCGTCCTCCTGCACCCCGcggctgtggcggcggcggggcagaaGAAGCCGGCCACGGCCGCGAGGCGGGAGGACATCCCCTACATCCGGTGCCAGGTCTGCGAGCGGATCGCGCGCGAGATCTCCGCGCAGGTCGCCAAGAAGCAGCAGGCTCTCCCGCCCTCCAAGAAG GTGCCGGAGATCGAGATCATCGACATCGCGGAGAATGTGTGCAACCtgaagaagcaggaggcggACTGGATGCTCCGGATCGATATCGTTGAGAAAGGCGACAAGCTGGAG CTTGTTGAGCAAGATGAGGAAGGGCATTGTAATGCAGAATGCAAGACCATTGAGCGTGCATGTCAGGAG GTGATGGGGTATGCTGATACTGATGTTGCTGAGTTTGTGTACAAAAACAACCCCTCAGTTGACCAGCTGATGAAATTTCTCTGTAAAGATCTATCCAAAGCGTGTGCTAAGGATCCACCGCCAGTTCCAAAG GATCGGGTCCCTGGAGAACCATTTGCAAAAAAGCCATCGAAAGATGCCGAGATGGAAAAGATATTGAAATCAATGGAG GGCATGCCAGGAGCCCCAAGCATGAAGATGTACTCTAGAGACGATCTGATGAAAAATAACTTCGGtactgaagatgatgatgatgaggatgatgaggatgaggaggataaCTTCCCGAAGAACTTG GGAAAGGTTCTGAAAGACAAAGGTTCTCAGAAGAAAGATTTGAAACAGCAAGTCGTGCAACAGTTCAAGGATACCAGCAAGAAGTTGAAAGGGCATGTAAACAAGGTTTCCAATATGGTAAAGAAATGGTGGCAAGGGACGAAGA